A genomic window from Candidatus Denitrolinea symbiosum includes:
- a CDS encoding aspartate ammonia-lyase produces MNNTRLEHDLLGDRDVPADRYFGIQTLRAVENFSISGITIARYPGLIKSLAYIKKAAALTNHELGLLDREITDAICRACDDLLSGALLDEFVVDVIQGGAGTSTNMNANEVIANRALELLGYEKGRYDVLHPLNHVNMSQSTNDVYPTALRLTLSRDLDNLVTDMAYLRDAFARKSKEFADVIKMGRTQLQDAVPMTLGQEFGAWAIMVTEDIERVTEAQSLIREINMGATAIGTGLNSHPNYAALVTEKLRDLTGIPVVGSQDLVEATQDTGAYIQLSSVLKRVATKISKICNDLRLLSSGPRAGLHEINLPAMAPGSTIMPGKVNPIIPEVVNQVAFEVIGNDITVTLAAEAGQLELNVMEPVIAFNLFTSLNMLGRACRTLADRCVNGITANREVCRAMVKNSIGLVTALNPYIGYEKATLVANEALKSGRSVYEIVLEKGYLSQAELDDILAPENMTRPRYIHRR; encoded by the coding sequence ATGAATAATACCCGACTCGAACACGACTTGCTTGGCGACCGCGATGTTCCGGCCGATCGTTATTTTGGAATTCAAACGTTGCGCGCGGTTGAAAATTTCTCCATCAGCGGCATCACCATCGCGCGTTATCCCGGACTCATCAAGTCGCTGGCGTATATAAAAAAAGCAGCGGCGTTGACTAATCACGAACTTGGCTTGCTTGACCGAGAAATTACAGACGCTATTTGCCGCGCCTGCGACGACCTTTTATCCGGCGCGCTATTGGACGAATTTGTGGTGGATGTGATTCAAGGCGGCGCGGGAACTTCCACAAACATGAACGCAAATGAAGTTATTGCCAATCGCGCGCTGGAATTGCTTGGCTACGAAAAGGGACGCTACGATGTTCTGCACCCGCTCAACCATGTCAACATGTCGCAGTCTACGAATGATGTATATCCCACCGCGTTACGCCTCACGCTTAGCCGCGATCTGGATAACCTTGTAACGGACATGGCCTATCTGCGTGATGCATTTGCGCGCAAGTCCAAAGAGTTTGCGGACGTGATCAAGATGGGGCGGACGCAATTACAGGACGCTGTGCCAATGACTTTGGGCCAGGAGTTTGGCGCGTGGGCGATCATGGTGACGGAAGACATCGAGCGCGTGACAGAAGCCCAGTCCCTTATCCGCGAGATTAACATGGGCGCGACCGCTATTGGCACCGGATTGAATTCCCACCCCAATTACGCCGCGCTGGTCACAGAAAAATTGCGCGATTTGACCGGCATCCCCGTAGTTGGCTCGCAGGATTTGGTGGAAGCCACACAAGACACCGGCGCATATATACAACTCTCCAGCGTGCTGAAACGCGTGGCAACGAAGATCTCTAAAATTTGTAACGACTTGCGCCTGCTGTCCTCTGGTCCGAGGGCGGGGTTGCATGAAATCAACTTGCCAGCAATGGCGCCGGGGTCAACCATCATGCCAGGTAAGGTTAATCCCATTATCCCTGAAGTGGTAAATCAAGTAGCATTTGAAGTCATCGGCAACGACATCACTGTAACGCTTGCGGCGGAAGCCGGCCAGCTGGAATTGAATGTGATGGAGCCTGTGATTGCGTTCAACCTTTTCACGTCGCTCAATATGTTGGGACGCGCCTGTCGAACGCTGGCCGACCGTTGCGTGAACGGCATCACCGCTAACCGGGAAGTTTGCCGCGCGATGGTGAAAAATTCCATCGGATTGGTCACCGCGCTCAATCCTTACATCGGCTATGAAAAGGCCACGCTGGTTGCGAATGAAGCCTTGAAGAGCGGGCGTTCGGTCTACGAGATTGTTCTGGAAAAGGGTTATCTCAGCCAAGCCGAACTTGACGACATCCTCGCCCCAGAGAACATGACTCGTCCACGCTACATTCATAGGCGATGA